In Erythrolamprus reginae isolate rEryReg1 chromosome 10, rEryReg1.hap1, whole genome shotgun sequence, one DNA window encodes the following:
- the ZMAT5 gene encoding zinc finger matrin-type protein 5 produces the protein MRKSFYSIPLLFSLLSFPLFFSSSLSSLLLFLPLPLFSLLFSSLLSLLLFYSTPLLLFYSILLLFYFSSSNLIESPLQTEERRVKEQQQGGAALPPGTVEEWLEKHTKRLRAAQTDSPLSEEELVFQYPPGWPPVQELPPSLRAPPPGGWMIPPGLHWG, from the exons atgAGAAAAAG cttctattctattcctcttctcttttctcttctttcttttcctcttttcttctcctcttctctttcttctcttctactattccttcctcttcctcttttttctcttcttttctcttctcttctttctcttctactattttattctactcctcttctactgttctattctattctacttctattctatttctcttcctctAATCTAATCGAATCTCCCCTCCaaacagaggagaggagagtgaaagagcagcagcaggggggtgCGGCTCTCCCGCCGGGCACCGTCGAAGAATGGTTGGAGAAACACACCAAGCGGCTACGGGCAGCTCAGACAGACAG TCCTCTTTCCGAAGAAGAATTGGTTTTCCAGTATCCGCCGGGTTGGCCCCCGGTCCAGGAACTGCCCCCCTCGCTGAGAGCGCCCCCTCCTGGTGGATGGATGATCCCTCCCGGCCTCCATTGGGGCTGA